One region of Triticum aestivum cultivar Chinese Spring chromosome 6B, IWGSC CS RefSeq v2.1, whole genome shotgun sequence genomic DNA includes:
- the LOC123136491 gene encoding uncharacterized protein yields MATFLFRPPFHGRLRPLRRLLLPQPEPLFLPSRTLRLRSPRLTMASSPPPPSSPSTSTLPPPPEWPCARCTLRNPRSAAACAACDAARPVDVDDASLGQSAVVASSSSRPLPPAQWSCARCTLLNPGSSAACAVCRAARPVAVDDGDDLDFSAVAGASFLPLRRDPRNIGRSDAAMKLARAASPDAVCERAGSNERDKTAAEKGCSRKRGHTATSDIVHEGDGSNKIDETATEKGCSRKIGRVTSPAIVHEGGGSNERDEPTAKKVNSETHLDKKTIKVMTYNVWFREDLELTKRMYALGNLIQHHNPDLICFQEVTPNIYMLLQKSGWWQEYKCSLSARMAMQRQYYCMQMSKLPVSSFECMPFSNSVMERELCMADINIGGATKLVLATSHLESPCAWNQMYSKERVTQANASMRILDKFRNVIFCGDMNWDDKGDGPFPLSDGWVDAWAELKPGEDGWTYDTRANGMLAGNRKLQKRLDRFVCKLPDFEINTIEMIGKEAIPGISHYKEKTVRKVVQNIEYPVLPSDHFGLVLSITYAS; encoded by the exons atGGCCACGTTCCTCTTTCGCCCCCCTTTTCACGGCCGCCTCCGccccctccgccgcctcctcctcccccagcccgaacccctcttcctccccagcagAACCCTCCGCCTCCGCTCCCCCAGGCTCACCATGGCCTCCTCGCCTCCTCCCCCTTCGTCCCCATCCACCTCgacgctcccgccgccgcccgagtggCCCTGCGCCCGCTGCACGCTCCGCAACCCgcggagcgccgccgcctgcgccgcgtgCGACGCCGCGCGTCCCGTGGACGTCGACGACGCGTCGCTGGGCCAGTCCGCCGTCGTCGCCTCTTCGTCGTCTCGCCCGCTCCCGCCGGCCCAGTGGTCCTGCGCCCGCTGCACGCTCCTCAACCCCGGGAGCTCCGCCGCCTGCGCCGTCTGCCGCGCCGCGCGTCCCGTGGCCGTTGACGACGGCGACGACCTGGacttctccgccgtcgccggcgCCTCGTTCCTCCCGCTTCGTCGGGACCCGAGGAACATAGGTCGCTCTGATGCCGCGATGAAGTTAGCTCGCGCGGCGTCGCCGGACGCTGTCTGCGAGCGCGCCGGCTCAAACGAAAGGGATAAGACTGCCGCCGAAAAAG GGTGCTCTAGGAAGAGAGGCCACACAGCAACGTCAGACATCGTACACGAGGGCGACGGCTCGAACAAAATTGATGAGACGGCCACTGAAAAAG GGTGCTCGAGGAAGATAGGCCGCGTGACGTCGCCAGCCAttgtccacgagggtggtggcTCGAATGAAAGGGATGAGCCAACTGCCAAAAAAG TAAATTCTGAAACTCATTTGGATAAGAAGACCATCAAAGTCATGACATACAACGTATGGTTTCGGGAGGATTTGGAACTGACGAAAAGGATGTATGCTCTTGGAAATCTTATTCAGCACCACAACCCAGATCTTATATGCTTCCAG GAGGTTACACCAAACATATATATGCTTCTCCAAAAATCTGGCTGGTGGCAAGAATACAAATGCTCTCTGTCAGCTAGGATGGCCATGCAGAGGCAATATTACTGCATGCAG ATGAGCAAGTTGCCCGTGAGTTCATTCGAATGCATGCCATTTTCCAACTCAGTCATGGAAAGGGAGCTGTGCATGGCAGACATCAACATTGGAGGTGCGACCAAGTTGGTGTTGGCCACAAGCCACCTGGAGAGCCCCTGCGCGTGGAATCAGATGTACAGCAAGGAACGAGTAACTCAGGCGAATGCATCCATGAGGATATTGGACAAGTTCCGCAACGTGATATTCTGCGGAGACATGAACTGGGACGACAAAGGCGACGGGCCATTCCCTCTCTCAGACGGCTGGGTCGATGCCTGGGCTGAGCTGAAGCCAGGCGAGGACGGCTGGACGTACGACACGCGGGCTAACGGTATGCTGGCAGGCAACCGCAAGCTGCAGAAGAGGCTGGACCGGTTTGTGTGCAAGCTGCCGGATTTCGAGATCAACACCATTGAGATGATCGGGAAGGAGGCGATACCTGGGATATCACACTACAAGGAGAAGACTGTCCGCAAGGTAGTCCAGAACATTGAGTATCCTGTGTTGCCTAGTGACCACTTCGGGCTTGTTCTGAGCATCACCTACGCATCATAG
- the LOC123136492 gene encoding uncharacterized protein, which yields MALFNLETEEWMGIVKGPMSVRSFVEDSNGRSSYVSLDLELSLVCLDGFLGKAHDSEYCPWDLWFLMDIEKCLWNKRYSIDPQRENLFAQPVDILNDGRIVISAPGLLRLYNPVTKTYTDCGMRKSSSVGTYTGSLLSSESTFTSEAERCTTCGCYFTLEADKYSDTCEDCMWRAYAWSC from the exons ATGGCTTTGTTCAACCTTGAGACAGAGGAGTGGATGGGGATTGTCAAAGGTCCAATGTCAGTGCGCAGCTTTGTtgaggatagcaatggcaggtccaGTTACGTTAGTCTAGACTTGGAGCTATCACTGGTATGTTTGGATGGGTTCTTAGGTAAGGCCCACGATTCTGAATATTGCCCTTGGGACTTATGGTTTTTGATGGATATTGAGAAATGTCTCTGGAATAAAAGGTACAGCATAGATCCCCAACGTGAAAATCTCTTTGCTCAACCAGTGGACATTCTAAATGATGGGAGGATAGTCATCTCTGCACCAGGATTGCTAAGGTTGTATAATCCAGTTACCAAGACTTACACTGATTGTGGGATGAGGAAATCCTCATCTGTTGGTACTTACACTGGAAGTCTATTGTCTTCAGAGAGCACGTTCACTTCTGAG GCTGAACGATGCACTACCTGCGGCTGCTATTTCACCCTCGAAGCCGATAAATATTCTGACACCTGTGAAGATTGTATGTGGCGTGCATATGCATGGTCATGTTGA